The Prevotella sp. E2-28 genome includes the window CCAGCAGTCCCAGCACACCGGCTATTCCCAGCACACAACCTACCACGATAGGAATGGCGATAGCCAGGAGCGACGGGATAATCATTTCGTGCTGAGCAGCGCGAGTAGAAATCTCTACGCAAGAACCATAGTCGGGTGTGCCTGTTCCCTCAAGGATGCCCTTGATCTCGCGGAACTGTCGGCGCACTTCCTCCACCATCTTCTGGGCAGCACGTCCCACGGCCTCCATGGTGAGTCCGCAGAACAGGAAGGCTGCCATGGCGCCGATGAAGGCTCCCACCAGCACGCGGGGGTTCATCAGGTTCACCTGGAAGTAGTTCATGAAGTCGGGTATGGTGGCGTTCATCGCGTCAATCTGCTGACCTGCCAAGTTCACGATGAAGTCGCCAGAGCGGTGCATCGCAATCTTCACCTCCTCGATATAGGAAGCCAGCAAGGCCAATGCCGTGAGGGCAGCCGAACCAATGGCAAAGCCCTTGCCCGTAGCAGCCGTGGTGTTACCTAATGCGTCGAGGGCATCCGTGCGATGACGCACCTCTTCGCCCAGTTCACTCATCTCGGCATTACCACCCGCGTTGTCGGCAATAGGTCCGTAGGCGTCGGTAGCCAGCGTGATACCCAGCGTAGAGAGCATTCCCACGGCAGCGATACCGATGCCATAGAGACCCTGCGACAGGGCTTCTGCGTTCATATCCATCACGAAACCGTTAGCGCAGAGGTAGCTCAGCATGATAGCTACACCGATGGTTACCACGGGGATGCAGGTGGACATCATACCCGTACCGATACCCTTGATGATGACCGTGGCTGAGCCTGTAAGACCTGCCTCGGAGATTTTCTGCGTGGGTTTATAGGAGTGTGAGGTATAGTATTCCGTGGCCTGTCCGATGATGACACCAGCCAGCAGACCCGTGATGACTGAGAACGAGAGTCCCAGCCAGTTGTCTATCTGGAGCATATAGAGGATGCCGAAGGTGGCTGCGGCAATCAGCAGGGCGCTCACATTCGTGCCAAGCGACAGCGAGCGGAGCAGGTCTTTCATCGTAGCGCCCTCCTTGGTGCGAACCAGATAGATACCCAGAATGCTGAGGAATACGCCCACGGCAGCTATCAGCATCGGGGCTATCACGGCCTTGAGCTGCATCTCACCTGAAGCGGCGAAAGCAACGGCACCCAGTGCTGCGGTAGAAAGTATCGAACCGCAATAGCTCTCATACAGGTCGGCACCCATGCCAGCCACGTCGCCTACGTTATCACCCACGTTATCGGCAATGGTAGCGGGGTTGCGGGGGTCATCCTCGGGGATGTCGGCCTCCACCTTACCCACGATATCGGCGCCTACGTCGGCAGCCTTCGTATAGATACCGCCACCCACACGGGCAAACAGCGCCTGCGTTGATGCACCCATTCCGAAGGTCAGCATCGTGGTGGTGATAGAAATCAGTCCGTCGGCATCAAACTGGTTCAGAATGAGGAACCACACGGCGATATCCAGCAAGCCGAGGCCTACCACCGTCAAACCCATCACGGCTCCCGAGCGGAAGGCAATCTTCAATCCGCCGTCCAGACTCTTGCGGGCTGCGTTGGCTGTACGCGCAGAGGCATAGGTGGCTGTCTTCATGCCGAAGAAGCCTGCCAAGCCACTGAAGAAACCGCCTGTCAGGAAGGCAAACGGCACCCAGGGATTCTGTACACCAAAACCATAAGCCATGATAGAGAAAATCACGGCCAGCACAATAAATACTATCAGTACTACTTTATACTGCTGTTTCAGGTAAGCCATAGCGCCACGGCGCACGTGTCCTGCTATTTCGCGCATTCTCGGTGTGCCTTCATCGGCCTTCATCATACTACGGAAGAAAATGAAAGCCATTCCCAGTGCCACGATTGATGCGATGGGCACCAGCCAGAATTCAAAAGGTATAGTATTCATATCAGTTAATATTTATTGGTGATTGGTTATAATTTGTTTGCAAAAATACAAAATAAATCGGAAATACAAAACGTTTTTGGCGAAAAACATGAAAAATACTGTTAACTGCCTAGGTTGTTCCGTGTAATTGGCCAAGTTGTGCCTCGCAAAATGGGAAGTTGTGTCTTTTCATTTTGACCATGACGACTGTTACCTTATTTAGTACCAGAATTTCGAAAAAGTCAATGATTTTTGAAGGATGTTGTTCGAATCGTTAAAGGGGAATGTGTGAAAAATAGCGGATTTTTTGCTCTTAATTAGTGGAAATATCACACTTATTGTAAATTTTGAACACTATTTTCGCGCGAAATTTGTACCTTTGCACCCCGAAAAATCAACTATAAGCATAAAAAGCAAGAATGAAACAAAGATTTGAGTCATTCATTGCCAGCCCTTCCTCGATGCTGGGCCGCGCAATGAGACGGGCAGCTTTGATGCTGCTCTTGTGTGTGCTCACCGCCACGACGGCGTGGGCAGAGAACGCCTTTACGGATAATGGCGACGGTACTTATACTATTAATGATGCCGAAGGGTGGGGGCAGTTCTGCCTCGCCCTGCAGGACAACGACACCTACAACCACTTCAGCGACAAGACCGTGTATCTGGGCGACGACATCGAGGTAAGCTGCATGGCGGGCACGGACAGTGATCACGACTTCTGTGGTACGTTTGATGGACAAGGCTACACGCTGACCTTCAATTACACCGCCACAGAGGATTACACCGCCCCCTTCCGCTACGTGGGTGATGGCTGTACGATTGAGAATCTGCGCGTCTGCGGTACTATCACCACTCCGTACAAATACGCTGCTGGTTTCATCGCCAATCTTATCGGCAACGTAGCAATCCGCAATTGTCGCAGCACCGTCACCATCAATAGTAGCGTTGATGGCGAGGGCTTCCATGCCGGATTTGTGGGCGAAGTGGGCATCCTAGAACCCCTCAGCGAAGGTAACCTCACTATGGAGGCCTGCCTCTTCGATGGAAAGCTGCTCACCACTGGCGGCACCGACGGCTGCGGTGGTTTTGTGGGCTACAACAGCGGCACGCTCACCATTAGTAACTCGCTCTTCAATCCCGCTGAGGTTACAGTAGGCGATGAGAGCAGCGCCACCTTTGTCCGAGGCAATGCGCCTACTATCACTAACTGCTACTACACCGCTGCCTTCGGCACAGCCCAGGGCAAGCAGCGCCGCCGCATCATTGCAGGCGATTACGTCACCGTCAACACCTCCCTCACCGGTAACTATACGACCTATAACGTCAGCCGCATCATGGCCTACACCGGCGGTGGACTCATCTATGTCGATGGCAGCGTGAAATACTATGGAAACGGAGACCCCGTGTTATTATTCTATAGTCACTCATACCGTGCAGGCTACAAATTCAACGATTATACCTTCAGCGCAGGCAAACTCCAAGGCGTATATTTCACTATGCCCGATGAGGATGTGATTGTAGACGGCAGTTGGTCTATAATAGACTATAGAATCTCTTACGAGCTCAACGGTGGCGAGCTTCCTGCTGGCAAGAGCAACCCCGACAGCTACACCGTAGAGACGCCAACCTTCACCCTCTGTGAACCCGTCAAAGATCGCTATGTCTTCGAAGGTTGGTATACCAACGATGCGTTTACTGGTGATGCTGTGACTTCTATTCCCGTGGGTTCCACTGGCGACATGACCTTATATGCCAAGTGGACTCCAGTCACCAATAATATCAGCGTTAGCTATATTGACGAGAATGGCGATCAGCAAACCGCTATGGCACTTAAGCTTGATGGCAGCGAGACCACACTTACCCCAGGCTGGTATGTCGTTCAGGGCGCCGTCGATTTCACCAGCACCAAAGAGTTATCAAATGCCATCACTCTCAATGGCGACGTGAACCTTATCCTTGCCGACGGAGCAGAGATGACCGTCAACAACATAGAGCGGAATGGCTTTGGCATCCGCGGTGACTATGCGCTGACCATCTTTGGACAAAGCGCAGGCACAGGCCGTCTCTCCCTGACATGTGGCGCATGGGGTAATGCCATCGATGTTAAAAACATGGAAGTCAACGGTGGTAATATCTATGCTACCAACACGTCTGATGGAAATGCCACTATCGATGTCAATAACCTCACCATCAACAGAGGTACAGTCAGTGCCACCAGCGTGACCACAAGTGCCGCCATTCATGGTAAAGTGATACTTAATGACGGTCAGCTCACCGTCAGCAATACCTGTGACGCTGGTTTCCCCTATGCCTATA containing:
- a CDS encoding sodium-translocating pyrophosphatase — encoded protein: MNTIPFEFWLVPIASIVALGMAFIFFRSMMKADEGTPRMREIAGHVRRGAMAYLKQQYKVVLIVFIVLAVIFSIMAYGFGVQNPWVPFAFLTGGFFSGLAGFFGMKTATYASARTANAARKSLDGGLKIAFRSGAVMGLTVVGLGLLDIAVWFLILNQFDADGLISITTTMLTFGMGASTQALFARVGGGIYTKAADVGADIVGKVEADIPEDDPRNPATIADNVGDNVGDVAGMGADLYESYCGSILSTAALGAVAFAASGEMQLKAVIAPMLIAAVGVFLSILGIYLVRTKEGATMKDLLRSLSLGTNVSALLIAAATFGILYMLQIDNWLGLSFSVITGLLAGVIIGQATEYYTSHSYKPTQKISEAGLTGSATVIIKGIGTGMMSTCIPVVTIGVAIMLSYLCANGFVMDMNAEALSQGLYGIGIAAVGMLSTLGITLATDAYGPIADNAGGNAEMSELGEEVRHRTDALDALGNTTAATGKGFAIGSAALTALALLASYIEEVKIAMHRSGDFIVNLAGQQIDAMNATIPDFMNYFQVNLMNPRVLVGAFIGAMAAFLFCGLTMEAVGRAAQKMVEEVRRQFREIKGILEGTGTPDYGSCVEISTRAAQHEMIIPSLLAIAIPIVVGCVLGIAGVLGLLVGGLSSGFTLAVFMANAGGAWDNAKKMVEEGNFGGKGSFAHKATIVGDTVGDPFKDTSGPSLNILIKLMSMVSIVMAGLTVLFS
- a CDS encoding InlB B-repeat-containing protein, with amino-acid sequence MKQRFESFIASPSSMLGRAMRRAALMLLLCVLTATTAWAENAFTDNGDGTYTINDAEGWGQFCLALQDNDTYNHFSDKTVYLGDDIEVSCMAGTDSDHDFCGTFDGQGYTLTFNYTATEDYTAPFRYVGDGCTIENLRVCGTITTPYKYAAGFIANLIGNVAIRNCRSTVTINSSVDGEGFHAGFVGEVGILEPLSEGNLTMEACLFDGKLLTTGGTDGCGGFVGYNSGTLTISNSLFNPAEVTVGDESSATFVRGNAPTITNCYYTAAFGTAQGKQRRRIIAGDYVTVNTSLTGNYTTYNVSRIMAYTGGGLIYVDGSVKYYGNGDPVLLFYSHSYRAGYKFNDYTFSAGKLQGVYFTMPDEDVIVDGSWSIIDYRISYELNGGELPAGKSNPDSYTVETPTFTLCEPVKDRYVFEGWYTNDAFTGDAVTSIPVGSTGDMTLYAKWTPVTNNISVSYIDENGDQQTAMALKLDGSETTLTPGWYVVQGAVDFTSTKELSNAITLNGDVNLILADGAEMTVNNIERNGFGIRGDYALTIFGQSAGTGRLSLTCGAWGNAIDVKNMEVNGGNIYATNTSDGNATIDVNNLTINRGTVSATSVTTSAAIHGKVILNDGQLTVSNTCDAGFPYAYSGNLIVNGGQFIASSDYGCTLSATTNFNGGTFSATNTNGTAVDGCLYLNWTSISDSFYASSFDNMSPEIAEGKSFIDEEGNVYQGLVEGYLLDGKTLRPYGAPVELATTVTATTATLSWKGFQEKYNVRYKTTKVFLSEGFEGGSMPEGWTQTDEYWKVTSGTGHDDFAGAATGSWNAGCFIDIENADDSDMLITPVMDLSSATSATLTFNFWNTSWGGDINTLNVYYCVDEGEWILLNTYDQEVSSWTPVEIPLEGMDANYQIIFECVGNYSYGTGIDDVVVAQNGSWTNVNNVTSPLTITGLTPNTSYLWQVQGILDDGETGWSEGTFTTDELNLVLYNNGSDALDNALAVSDNNGFVAQDVVLQGRTLYKDGDWNTLCLPFNVTISGSVLDDDNVVAKVLNETSVLNNGELTLNFSDAPATITAGTPFIIKWDNTGEDLVNPVFNAVTINNTPNNVEFTGGTFRGNYAPLEITADNRNDILLLSSGNRLGYAKTDRTIENGKALGACRAYFEIPANGGVQTARQFTLNFGDGEETTGIIEVNTNLTNKTSDAFDLQGRKVENPKKGLYIVNGKKVVIK